The Lynx canadensis isolate LIC74 chromosome D1, mLynCan4.pri.v2, whole genome shotgun sequence genome has a segment encoding these proteins:
- the KCNJ11 gene encoding ATP-sensitive inward rectifier potassium channel 11, translated as MLSRKGIIPEEYVLTRLAEDPAEPRYRARERRARFVSKNGNCNVAHKNIREQGRFLQDVFTTLVDLKWPHTLLIFTMSFLCSWLLFAMVWWLIAFAHGDLAPGEGTAVPCVTSIHSFSSAFLFSIEVQVTIGFGGRMVTEECPLAILILIVQNIVGLMINAIMLGCIFMKTAQAHRRAETLIFSKHAVIAVRHGRLCFMLRVGDLRKSMIISATIHMQVVRKTTSPEGEVVPLHQVDIPMENGVGGNSIFLVAPLIIYHVIDANSPLYDLAPSDLHHHQDLEIIVILEGVVETTGITTQARTSYLADEILWGQRFVPIVAEEDGRYSVDYSKFGNTIKVPTPLCTARQLDEDRTLLDAVTLASARGPLRKRSVAVAKAKPKFSISPDSLS; from the coding sequence ATGCTGTCCCGGAAAGGCATCATCCCTGAGGAGTATGTACTGACACGGCTAGCAGAGGACCCCGCGGAGCCCCGGTACCGCGCCCGGGAGCGGAGGGCCCGCTTCGTGTCCAAGAACGGCAATTGCAACGTAGCCCACAAGAACATCAGGGAGCAGGGCCGATTCCTGCAGGACGTATTCACCACACTGGTGGACCTCAAGTGGCCACACACGCTGCTCATCTTTACCATGTCCTTCCTGTGCAGCTGGCTGCTCTTTGCCATGGTCTGGTGGCTCATCGCCTTCGCTCACGGTGACCTAGCCCCTGGCGAGGGCACTGCCGTGCCCTGTGTCACCAGCATCCACTCTTTTTCGtctgccttccttttctccattgaggTCCAGGTGACCATTGGTTTCGGTGGGCGCATGGTGACTGAGGAGTGCCCGCTGGCCATCTTGATCCTCATTGTGCAGAACATCGTGGGGCTCATGATCAATGCCATCATGCTGGGCTGCATCTTCATGAAGACTGCCCAGGCCCACCGGCGGGCCGAGACCCTCATCTTCAGCAAGCATGCTGTCATCGCTGTGCGCCATGGCCGTCTCTGCTTCATGCTGCGCGTGGGTGACCTCCGCAAAAGCATGATCATCAGCGCCACCATCCACATGCAGGTGGTGCGCAAGACCACCAGCCCCGAGGGTGAAGTGGTGCCCCTCCACCAGGTGGACATCCCCATGGAGAACGGTGTGGGTGGCAACAGCATCTTCCTGGTGGCTCCTCTCATCATCTACCATGTCATCGATGCCAACAGTCCACTCTACGACCTGGCGCCCAGTGACCTGCATCACCATCAAGACCTCGAGATCATTGTCATTCTCGAAGGCGTGGTGGAAACCACAGGCATCACCACCCAGGCCCGCACCTCCTACCTGGCTGACGAGATCCTCTGGGGCCAGCGCTTTGTACCCATCGTGGCGGAAGAGGACGGCCGCTACTCCGTGGACTACTCCAAATTCGGCAACACCATCAAAGTGCCGACACCACTCTGCACCGCTCGCCAGCTTGATGAGGACCGCACCCTGCTGGACGCCGTGACCCTCGCCTCGGCCCGCGGCCCTCTGCGCAAGCGCAGTGTGGCTGTGGCCAAGGCCAAACCCAAATTTAGCATCTCTCCGGATTCCCTGTCCTGA